TTTGGTGCACTCTACACCTTAGCCGTCGGCACCGGCGGCACGAAGCCCAATATATCGACAATCGGCGCCGATCAATTCGACGAGTTTCATccaaaagaaaaatctcaaaaactTTCATTTTTCAATTGGTGGATGTTTAGTATTTTCTTGGGAACTCTCTTTGCTAACACTGTGCTTGTGTATATTCAAGACAATGTGGGCTGGACTCTTGGGTATGGGCTTCCAACAGTGGGCCTTGGTATATCAATAATGATATTTTTGGCTGGATCATctttttataggcataaaaagccCAGAGGAAGCCCATTTACAAGAATGGCTAAGGTCATTATAGCTGCCTTAAGGAAATGGAAAGTTACAGTCCCTACTGATCCAAAAGAGTTGTATGAGCTTGATTTGGGAGAATATACCAAAAATGGAAAAGTCAGAATTGACTCCACACCTACATTGaggtttgtatttaattttgtctTTTAGTTATCTTAAACTAATAATGGACGTAAAGAAATTTCAGGGCAAGTTACACATTTGGCCGGTCGGCTAAAAATAATTACATCTGCTAgccaatatatatgtatattttttgtacgaatataaatatacaaaaaatatacattttatCGGCTATTATTTTTTTAGAGAGGATCCACTGTGTAGTTTTTCCGAATTTTTTTAAACAAATGGTGTGATTCAATGATAATAGCATTTTACATACCTTACACTTACTAGAAACAAGTACTCATTTGTGATACTATTTTATTGGACACGTAGTTTAAGAAATTAGATATACTAATATAATATAGGAGTACTAATTATGATTAAAGAGAATACATAATAAAGTGTGACTAGTTTAatgaattttaaattttgacAATTGTAAAATTTGTATGGTATCAAAAATATTAGAACTTTTCAAAATGGAAGGAGTGTCATGAAAATTGGAATGAGGGACTACTTGTTTTGTTTATGTCCATTGTTTATATAGGTCTCTAAACCATACATAACAAGAaaacacacacactaaaataggataagaaagaaaagaagaggaaaaagaatCCCAAGAGTATTTTTGTATTCGAAATGGCATCTCTACCTTCACAAGATAGGTGTAAGATATGCATACACACTATCAAAAGCTGACTCACGATTTGAAGGTCGGGGTGCACTTTTGAGTTCAACCAAATTCTGCTTTTTATATAGGGGTTCATCTACTAATATATCACTATTTTCTAAAGACATATATATGTGGAATTTTTGCCGAACTTTACGGGTGCTGATGACCCCTCTCGATATAGCATATGTTCGCCTCTGCAcactaccctcccagaccccacttgtgggattacactaggtttattattgttgttgctatttgTTTTGGATGACGTAATAATCCGGTAAAACATTTTGTTGCAGGTTTCTGAATAAAGCTTGTGTGAAAACAGATACAAATGATCCATGGATGTTATGTTCAGTAACTCAAGTGGAAGAAACTAAGCAAATGCTAAGGATGATACCAATCTTGATAGCTACATTCATTCCAAGCACAATGATAGCTCAAATCAACACACTTTTTGTCAAACAAGGCACAACCCTAAAGAGAAACATTGGTAATTTCAGTATCCCTCCAGCTAGTTTAGGTGCATTCGTTACCATATCGTTGCTAGTCTCCGTTGTGCTCTACGATCGTTTCTTCATGAAAATCGCCAAAAGACTGACGAAAAATCCAAGAGGTATAAATATACTTCAAAGAATGGGAATTGGAATGGCATTCCATATTCTGATCATGTTAGTAGCATCGTTCGTCGAAAGGCATAGACTTAGTGTAGCTAAGGATAATGGCCTAGTTGAAAATGGTAAACAAGTACCATTATCTATATTGATTTTGCTACCTCAGTTTATTCTTATGGGAACAGCTGATGCATTTTTGGAAGTAGCTAAGATTGAGTTCTTTTATGATCAAGCACCAGAAGGAATGAAGAGTTTAGGAACTTCTTATTCTATGACAAGTCTTGGAGTTGGGAATTTCATTAGTAGTTTCTTGCTTTCAACAGTTTCTGATATTACTAAAAAGCATGGGAATCACAGAGGATGGATCTTAAACAACTTGAATGCATCTCATCTTGACTATTACTATGCGTTATTCGCGGTACTTAACTTATTGAACTTCATCTTTTTCTTGTTTGTGAGCAAGTTTTATGTGTATAAAGCTGAAGTCTCAGATTCATTGGCTGTGCTAAGGCAAGAATTGGAGATTGGATCAAAACATAGGGTGACTAATAGCCAAGAAGCTTCAACCAACACACAAATTTGATGGTAGGATATTAACTAACCTATTTAGTTAGGTAGTGTACTATATAGTTAGGTAATATTTGATGGCGCGGATCCTCCAAAATTGGCACAACGCATGTCGGATCTTCCGAAAATGCATGTCACTTCAGACATATCGGATCCTCCAAATATTatgtatttttggaggatccgacatgaGTGCTGCAGCATTTTTGGAGAATTCGATCGTCGTAGCTACATAGTCCAATAATTTTCTTCATCATTCTCTCCTGTCTCTTTGTTATGATTTTCACACGATTGTAATGATAATCAGTTAAATTTAGTTCTTTCGAGGTATGAAATGTGTGTATCTTCTTGAGCAGCATTTTCAATTCCATAGCTGGTATTTATAAAGGAAATGGTTCTTTATATGGGTTGAATATGATGGTCTGTTTAAGCTCTTCTAAAAAAGGCAGCACAGtgtactaagctcccgctatgtgcgggGTGCGAGAAAGGATCGGATCACAAGGATCTATTGTACACAGTCTTACCCTGTATTTCTGCAAGAAACTGTTTCCATGGCTTGAATCCGTGACCTCCGGGTCACATGACAGCaattttaccagttacgccaagactCCCCTTCAACTCATATACTAATATAATAATATTCCTTCACTATATACAATAATATGTGGTCAATAGTAATCTCACAAGTAATACAAAACATATCAAAAGAATTATACATTAGAGCATTCCACCACAAGTGTAAAGTACTGATAATGCCTTGtccaataaagaagaaaagaaagaaaaattagtaCACTGCTTCCTCAAGTAACTCTAGTACTCCAGCAGCCTTTTAACTTATCATCTTTTCTTTAAAATCCTTCAAATGAATCAACCTAATAGCAGATTCCCTGCAAaatgttcttcttttcttccctttttcccTTTCCTGTTTATTTTTCAATACATTTGGTTCTTTTTCTATAAGTATGTTGGCCTGTTTTCTCAATATGGCCTCTTCTTCTAAGTTGCTTAAACTCGGGTGTGGGTGCATGATGTAGGTGAGGATCTTTCATgatctaaattttaagattcgAGGTTACGGATCCAGGTAGAACTACTAGTACAGAGATTCGGCTACAAATAATTCAAAtatctaaaaaaaaaagagatacaaAAACATCTCtaaattatttatattatgcGAAAAACATACAAGGTCTCTGAGAAGGAGAAAATATTGATTAATACAAAAATTTCTATATATAAATTAttccattttcttcaatttcacccTAGCTTTTGTTTTAATTTCAGAAATCATTGTATCTGTGCCAAATTTCTTGGCCGATTTTGGTCAAAGCACACAAAATTGGTTGACCTTATGCGGTACAGATCCCACACCCGTGTCGTATCTACATGGATACGACACCGAAAGTGAAGATTCCGAGCAACTTAGCTATTTTTTGCTAATTGGAATGTTTTCTTCAAAAACTCATTAGCAACTTTATCATTTCTATGACAAATTACCCTCAAGATTGTATTAGGATCTGATCTGTTCCATCTTCATGTTGTTGGAGGCATAGGTATTTCCTATCCTGATTGTATACGGTCGAAGTTGGGCTCAACTATTGCACGACAGATTGCGATTGAAACGCGATGGGTTGAAGATCGACCTCGGGATCCATCGAACCGACATACGAGGTCAGGATGCCCGTCTTCGAGAACATCGAGTCCATGGTCCCGGAATCAACCTTGACCCCGAATGAGCTCGAGGAAACATTGTCAGACCGAATAACGGGAGGCAAAATATCCGCAACCGGTCGGGTATCACGGCTCGAATCTCACCACGTATCAATGAAAAACCCGctaattagcaaatcatgagatcttttaccttttatagaattgtacctaaaataggactcctctactatataaagggggtctgatcatttgtaaaacaCATTGTAACTCGCATCCCAAAGCATTATAGTACTATTTCATTTCAGCAAACCACTGCTCTTATGTATTTGATATCATTTGAATTACATCTGCTTCAAGTGAAACTTACATTTCAAGACTATAATTGTTCAAGTCACAcggtttgaatttactttattattgttCGTTTTATTTATAATTCAATTTATCGCTTTGTGTCAAATTAgtccacg
The Nicotiana sylvestris chromosome 11, ASM39365v2, whole genome shotgun sequence DNA segment above includes these coding regions:
- the LOC104227540 gene encoding protein NRT1/ PTR FAMILY 5.2-like, which produces MAACQVDENGYDDGYTKDGTVDLKGNPVLRSKRGGWKACSFIVVYEVFERMAYYGISSNLVIYLTEKLHQGTVKSSNNVTNWVGTIWMTPILGAYFADAFLGRYWTFLIASAIYLLGMSLLTLAVSIHGLKPPPCASPTAANCKKASTLQLAVFFGALYTLAVGTGGTKPNISTIGADQFDEFHPKEKSQKLSFFNWWMFSIFLGTLFANTVLVYIQDNVGWTLGYGLPTVGLGISIMIFLAGSSFYRHKKPRGSPFTRMAKVIIAALRKWKVTVPTDPKELYELDLGEYTKNGKVRIDSTPTLRFLNKACVKTDTNDPWMLCSVTQVEETKQMLRMIPILIATFIPSTMIAQINTLFVKQGTTLKRNIGNFSIPPASLGAFVTISLLVSVVLYDRFFMKIAKRLTKNPRGINILQRMGIGMAFHILIMLVASFVERHRLSVAKDNGLVENGKQVPLSILILLPQFILMGTADAFLEVAKIEFFYDQAPEGMKSLGTSYSMTSLGVGNFISSFLLSTVSDITKKHGNHRGWILNNLNASHLDYYYALFAVLNLLNFIFFLFVSKFYVYKAEVSDSLAVLRQELEIGSKHRVTNSQEASTNTQI